Part of the Ziziphus jujuba cultivar Dongzao chromosome 8, ASM3175591v1 genome is shown below.
tttttccttcagAAGCTGCACCCACATTGAGCTCAGCAATCCAAATTGTAaggtttttgttctttattcaGTTAGAATGTCAAATATTTCTGTCCATGAACTCCCACATACAATTTTGCAGTCTAAAAAGTATTCTTGAAAGAGGATCCACACAATTGATAAGCCGAATAAGTTGTTCTATTTATACTGCCGTATATGATCTGTAACAAATCTTATAGTGATAATTTCAACTTCTCAATATCtcagcttttattttttagtttgttaaaaatattaactGCTCTGGTGAATATACATGGTGTCTTTGGCCTTCGACAGCAGATGCGAAGCACAAGATCGACACAATCAGGACATGCTCTCTTTTCGTATGTATAGTTGTATAgctctgtttatttttttttcaaattttattgtcTTATATTCCTTCCTACCTTTTCATGTATAATCGCTCTTAGATAgtatctttcttttatttatttatttcattatttataatatCCATTCATTAGTTTTTTATTGAAAGATGTTTTACCAAAGAAGCCCATCATAATTTAGCATGCGCACAGAAAttaataggattttttttttttctgttcaaTTATCTAAATTACGGAATTTCACCAATATCGTTTAATTCATTTtggccttcttttttttttgtttttatattttttattaaagttggtaagtatttttttaaagctGCACATATCCTGGTTCGAACCCATGACCTGGCCTTAATTtacttttgacttttttttgggCTCAGAAAATTTTCTTGCTCTTTTGACTTATTGTGAAATAAAGAGATTTGAAAAATGTTTGCATCTTTCACACATAGACGCACAAAGCTATTCATCATTTtgaaacctttttctttttcttgttaagTAATTCATAATGAAAATTCCATTAtatcttttgaaatatttttatcattaaaaactcaaaaaaaaaaatttgacaataaGTTTCATGGAAATTCCATTCCCCTGGTGATGAACACTGTTCAGCAACTCCTCCTCAGTCTCCACTGTACAAAAAAGTTGGGATCTTGCTTTTTTAAGTGTTTGTCTATGCTTGATCTTTTTTCactttaaatgtattttaacacatgtttttattttaacaaatttgaaTAGTCtgttaatttttgttgtatgcttattttttaaatacttgaTTGAAGAGgtgattacatataattttgtgaaaacaatgtttACATGTACTCAGATAAAAAGAGATAATTACATATTATCCATTCGATTAACAATCAACGTTTAAGGTCCAAAGTCAAATATAGAAAAACATAGAAAAGGGAAGCAAAGCATCCTAATTTGACCCAAACGCAATTTGTTGTAAATGAAAACATATATAGGAGGATGATTGGTAGAATAAtgattcttttcttgtttttcttaagTCCTTCTTTGTGCTTCTTTTTCAACCCCGCCACGAATTGTCAATTCAAGGTTGCCaaactattttattaataaaatttttaaaaagaaaacaaaattcaaaatagaaATGCTTGTGGATCAAGAAAAGATAGTTGAGGAAAGTAAGTAATTAAAtggggattaaaaaaaaaaaaactaatcagGAAcagttaacagaaaaaaaaaaaaagattagaacGTTTCCAATGGTTTTGTGTattgctaatttttttattttattttttgtcatatCAAAAGTCTTgacatttctttaaaaataacacTTTTAGATGACAAATCTCATATACTTTTAATAGATTTGTAAGACAATATGATTTAGTAGATCAATCTTTTAACGGATTTGTTAGACAGTATGATTTAGTAAATCAatctttatcaaaaatatatttttttaaaaaaaggaaaaaaattgatagataCATCATTaacgattattattattttttttaaaggaaaaataaatgtaaatatcattaattaatgGAGATTTAAACAAAATCATTGGAGTTCAATATTTAGGTTAAGTGTCTATTAAGTAAATATTAGTGTCATATAGAATGCTTCAATTTCTATGTAGCATAGATAGCAATTTATAAAGCTAGAGATGCTTTTAGGTGTCAAGTGGAATTGATTTAGTTAGTATGCCATTTAAATATGCAACATGAGGTTGTGAGTTTGAAACactgaaatagaaaaaaattgttgcaaataatatttatacgtatatatacatatagaaaaaGAATTGCTTCAGACCACCTTTCTCTACATGGTTCTTTCATTATAATTTTGACAAAGGATTGTCAAAATCGGTTGATGTGGATTTTAAAATAGCCAaattcaaaatagaaaaatcattttattggaaaaataattattagattagggaaaaaatatttttaggtgataaaaatattaaaaaaataaaagattaaattgaGGGAAAAATTTAAACAGAGAGGAATTTTTGTATAGCAAAATGGGgattaaaaaaattccaaacatTTAACTTGGAAAAATTTTTAATGCAAGAACTTTTTAAgtggcaaaaataaacaaaaaacaagagcataaattggaaaaaattgatttggCTAATTTAAGAATCCAAACCAATCCTTTCAGCCACTTGTCAAGTtctcaatggaagaatcatatAGAGAAAGGTGGTCGACCACCTGATTTTTTTGGGGCAAGAAGCATTGTGTGGGAGGATAAGGCAGAACTAACGCAGGAAAAAACAGATGCCCAAAAAAAATGGACAACAAATATGGTCCCACCTTCCTCTCTATATGGCAATTCAATTTATGGTCCCAACCATGATGCAGATACCACTTATAAAAATGCCTATCTATCGTAATCATGATTCAAATGACACTTGCAGTTTACTAATTGTTTTTCCAAAATAGATCTTTCACACCGTAGTAATTTGTAGGCTTTATCATCGGTAATAAGATGAATTGTGAGCATAAATTTACTTAGGATTTCCTATCAAGAGAAAAACTAAATTATGGtgtatgtatttaaaaaaaattaagaaataagttATTTGAATTAGGTACAAAGAAAGACAGAAATTATAATAgaaacatattttgaaaaaggaCCAAATTGAGAAgttaaaaattgtaaaacaaaGTGGTCTTTAATATATCTTATGAATTTGTTTGtgctattttctttatttattaagtttgcacactcattttattatttatttatttaaacaatattgttaatttattgatAATTCACATATGAGATTTTACTGTACGTACCTAtaatgtttgaaaaaaaaaaattccgtaTAATGTATATTAAGATTGATCAACGAATTCCATGCcttctattaattatttcagCCACAACTTGGTTATCACACATCCTGACGCTGCAATTTCCACACTAAATCCAATAATAAATCATGCATGAGCTAgtgcacatacatatatatccatTCTCCGTTTTTCTTCCAATTCTAGTGCTATTTGTATTGTACACATTATTTACGTGGGCATTGGGTGTTTAATTAGAATGGGTAGTGCTCTTTACTTTGGGTTCTTAGTTAGTTCTATGCATTATCAGTTCAATATTTTGCAGTGGCGGCAGCTCCAAATCCCATGTGGGTTGCATAAAAAGTGAGAGAGAAACTCTTCTAAAGTTCAAACATGACCTTCATGACCCTTCCAATCGCTTGGCCTCGTGGGTTGATGGTTCGGACTGCTGTGATCACCGGTCATGTCCAAAAGTTCCTTCTTAGACGTCCCTATCCtctttcagaaaattattttggtGTGCCCAAGATGGCattgttggttgatttttctATGAACAAGCTCTCAGGTGAAATCCCTCCAAGTATGTCGAATTTGAGTTTCTTGAGCCATTTGAACTTGTCCTACAAAAAGCTAAAAGGCAGGATCCCATTAGGCAGTCAACTCCAGAGCTTTGGTGCATCCCGCTTTATCGGGAATAGTCCATGCGGTCCTCCACTCACCCAGACCTGCAGCGGAGATGGCATAACCCCCCAAATTTGAGAACAAAACCcagaaatgaagatgatgacaaTGGTATGTCATGGTTTTATTTGGGCATGGGAGTGGGATTTGCTATGGGATTTTGTGGTGTCTGTCGTACCCTCTTCTTCAACAGAACATGGAGGCACAATTGCTTTCAGTTTCTTGACCTCGTGAAAGACAGCATCTACGTGCTTAAAGGTGAGATGGATCAGTGAAAAGTTAGAAAACTACTTTGACCATGATCTGTGAAACCCTCAATGGCATCATCATTTACAAGGTACAAAAATTTTGCTTAATATATTATGTccttatgttatttttttgccCTTGATTATATCTTTGCAATGGTGTCCTCGTACTAATGGATAGTTTGACATGTGCATATACCATGGGTTCAACACCTATGAGCATTTGCAGTCTTCGGCAGAACACCCGAGGTATATAAAAGCAGAGCAATTACTTTTCAACTTGCAAATAGACTTTAGCACAAGTAATTCATGTAAAAGTTACCTTCTTGCATCTTTAGCCAAGTATACATCAAATCAGGATACAAGAGTTGGTATAATGGATTATCACCATTGGCCATTGTGGCAATagaaaattgagagtggagatGTTTATAACCATAGTTCAAGCATTCCTTCATGCTTACGGTATCATTGTTGATTGGAGGTTCTGATCGTATCTATGCTAGTTCTAGAACAATGTCGAAGAGATGCAGAACTTGACTCAAGACTTTATGTTGCTTTTACTTTAAAGTGCAGATAGATCAAATTCCAAATGCTTGGGGAATGTGTTTCTGCATTTGAATTTTGAAGGAAACGATTTGCGTATCAAAGGTAGTTACGATCactttgaacaaaataattgtcGAACGAGTCTTTACTAAgtaatatatattgttgatgaGTACCCTGCTTTTCTTCCAAAGCTACCCAATTCTAAGGTTTTTCTCCTTATTTAATCAGATGTTAAATATTTCTGTCCATAACATTTATGAACTCCCAAAAACAATTTTGCAGTCTACAAAGCTTTATGGTCCACACTATTAATAATccgaataaatatttatatttatactgCTATATGTGATCTGTAAGAAGCGTATCATATAGTGATATTTTCAGCTTCTTAATATCtcagcttttatttatttattttttttgaagaaaaaataattgttcTCTTTGGCCATCGACTGAACCATAGTTACAAACATAAACAAGGACTAAGGAAACAGAGGATCATAATTTGGAACAATATAGTTATCAATAATAATGCCTACAAGCCCACAACATTTGGAGCTTCTGcttatttttgttgtatattATATGTAATCTTGTAATCTTGCGAAAGGAGATaattatatatcattaattGGATAGACAATTAATGATTGAGATATAAAGTTAAACATAGGGGTAAGGTCGGtagatttataatatatatacatatatattctctaTCAATCCATGTCTACATTTGTTTTTCAATCTTGAACGTGAATTATCAATCCAATGATTACTATTAAACTATTTTAccaatgaaaaatttaaaaagaaaaaaaaatgaaaataaaatatatgttaatataCGTTTGAAGTGTAAAAAAAACCAAGCGTACACaagtattgaaaaataagcaagCAGAGGATACAAATCCAAAGTGTAAGGTTGGAAACATCTTATGAATTTGTATGTGCTATTCTCTTTATTTGTTAACTTAGCAGactgattttattatttaaacaagataGGTAATTTATTGATTATTCACTTATGAGATTTTACTGTACGTTCCTATAATgctcattattaaaaaattagggggaaaaaaaaagtcccTATTATGTATATTAAGATTGATCGGACAAATTTCATAGTCCATGCGTTCTATTAATTATTCCAGCCACAAATTAGCTGTATCACATCCTTGACTAATATGCATGGTTCGGACTAGAAAATTCCACATGGAAGTAAACGCACGCCATATACTACTTCTCTTTTACGTCCAAATATtcagagaaaataaaattttatttatataccaTCAAATCATTCTTGTATGGGTGATGTAGTGCAAGATGAACTATTAAATATCAAacattcaataattattttgagcGTAACCATTATTTTGAGGGTGTAAGGCTCGTATGTTTAATGTCTGATATTTCATGTTTGTATTATTGTCGTTGCATAGATGCTGCCTTGTATGTAAATTTTTCGTTGGTATCGgatattcaattaattaaaatagctactgtttttctttttctttttctttttcttttttctttttttttttttttctttttggaaaagaAATTACAATACTGAATAATTCATATGGTATTAAATATAACTTGATTTAAGGTGAAGAAGTACGCGTTCCGCTTCATTACCGATTAGTCAAAGTCTTCCAGTTCTAGTCCAGACGCTGCAATTTCCACACTGATTCTAATAATACATGTTCATGGGTAAGTGCGCTCACATGTATCCATATATATTCCATGTTTTTATATATGCCAAAGCTACTCTGCACAATTGTATACGTTTTGCGTGCGCACTGGGTTTTTAATTAGAATGGCTAGTAGCGTTGTATACTTTGGGTTCTACTTCTTCCTCGTCCTATGCATTAACAATTCATGTTTTTGCAGTGGAAGCTCCAAATCCCAAATGAGTTGcatagaaagtgagagagaagcTCTTCTAAAGTTCAAACAAGACCTTCGTGATCCTTCCAGCCGCTTGGGCTCGTGGGCTGATGGTTCAGACTGCTGCAAATGGAGTGGTATTATTTGTGATAACGTCACCGGTCACGTCCACAAGCTCCTCCTTAGAGGTCCCAGTCACTTTGATTTTGATGGAAATTATGATGCATATGAGAGGGCATTGTTGGGTGGTAAGGTAAGCCCCTCCCTCGTGGAGTTGAAGCATCTGCGTCGCTTGGACTTGAGCAGCAATGATTTTGGAGCAACCCCTATCCCTGAATTCTTTGGCTCTTTAAGTAGCTTAAGATATCTCAATCTTTCTCATGCTCAATTCGGCGGTGTCATTCCCCATCAACTCGGAAACCTCACACACTTGCGGGTTCTTGATCTCCATGGAGATTGGAGAGATGAAACTTATGGCAGATTTGGTGAGTACCAATTGGCTATATATGCAAAGAATCTTCGTTGGCTTTCTCATCTTTCTTCATTGCAATTCCTAGTCATGAGTTATGTCAACCTTTCACGAGCATCTGATTGGCTAGAGGTAACTAATTCACTCCCTTCTTTGACAGTCTTGCACTTGTCCTCTTGCCTACTTAACTTCAATGTTCCTCTGCCATATCATGTCAATTTTTCTTCTCTAGCCGTTCTTGACCTTTCATTTAACTATTTTTATGGGGGATCCCGATCCCCCAGTCGTCAAGGTATTCCAGAATGGATTCCCAATTTGAGAAGTTTGGCTTCTCTTGATCTTAGTAACGCTGCATATGGAAGTCCAATCCCTGAAGGTATTCAGAACCTGACTTCTCTTGTGCACCTCGATCTTTCATATAACAATTTTAACACCTCATCAATACCCAGTTGGTTGTATAAGATGAGTCATTTAAATTTTCTCAACCTTGGTTATAATAACTTGGGAGGTACAATATCTAGTCACATAACAAACTTGACATCTATCAGCATGCTTGACCTCAGTAACAATGACCTTGAAGGGAAGTTGCCAACTTCCATGGGTACTCGACTTTGCAACTTAAAGGAAATTCATTTGTCGGGGAACAAATGGAACCAATTGATATCCCAAATGCTAGATAGTTTGTCTGGATGTGTTTCTAGTAATCTAGAGGTTTTGAGTATTTTGCATGGTCAAATTTATGGTCAGTTAACCAATCAAATTGGGCAATTCAAGACTCTGACCCGTCTTGTTCTATCAGAAAATATGATTTCTGGTCCAATTCCAGTATCACTGGGAAACCTTTTGTCTTTGAGATATCTGAGCCTTGGGTTTAATCATTTTAATGAAACTTTACCCGAATCATTTGGGCAACTTGCCAAATTAGAATGCTTGGATATTTACGGAAATGAGTATATGGAAGGTGTTGTTTCAGAGGCTCACTTTGCCAATTCAACGAGATTGAGAGAATTAGAAGCAGGTAGAACCCCATTAACTTTGGATGTACGTCCTAGTTGGCTTCCTCCTTTTCAACTTGTTTCATTATACATGGACTCATGGCATTTAGGACCGTCATTTCCATTGTGGTTACGTTCACAGGAGAATCTTTCTGTCTTGATGTTATCAAACACGAGTCTTGAAGATGTCATTCCCTCTTGGTTTTGGGACTCTTTTGTATTCTCATATTTGGATCTTTCTCATAATCAAATGAATGGAAGAATTAAGAAACTGTCTGGGGACTCAGTAATTGACCTTAGCCACAACCGCTTCGAGGGGCCATTGCCTAGTATATCTTCCAATGTGGCTAGATTAGATCTTTCAAACAATATGTTTTCTGGTTCTGTTTCTCAGTTCCTGTGCAACAGGCCGAGTGAGCAAATGAATTTGGACACACTCGATCTCCAAAACAATCAATTATCAGGAGCAATATCCAATTGTTGGTAAACAAAGTGGAAGAATTTGATGATCTTGAAATTAAGCGACAACAAATTTAATAGTACTATTCCATCTTCTCTGGGTTCATTGGTTTTGCTTCAGTCATTGCACCTACGAAACAACCACCTTTCAGGAGAATTACCTTTGTCTTTACGGAATTGTACAGAACTAATTACTCTAGACCTTGGTGGGAATATGTTAAGGGGAAGGCTTCCTGCTTGGATTGGAACAAGGCTCTTAAATTTACAGATTCTTAGCCTTCGTTGGAACAAGTTCCAAGGTCGTATACCCGAACAACTATGTGCTCTTAGTGCTCTTCAACTTTTGGACGTTGCACATAACAATTTGTCAGGTTATATACCAAAATGCGTTTGCAATTTCTCTTCTATGGTTGGAGGGGATGATTACCGTGGATTTTTGTATACAGTGAATGGATCAACGTCATTCTTCAAAGAGGATGCATTACTCGTAATGAAAGGTCAAGAGATGGAATACATCGAAAATCTCGTATATGTTAATAGCATTGACCTGTCTGGTAATTTTTTGTCAGGAGAAATTCCCACAGAAATTACTAGTCTTGCGAAGTTGGAATCATTGAACTTGTCAAATAACCTTTTAACAGGAGAAATCCCTCATGGAATGGGTAAAATGGGAGCATTGGAGTCGGTTGATTTTTCTATGAACAAGCTTTCAGGTGAAATCCCTCCAAGTATGTCCAATTTGAGTTTTTTGAGCCATTTGAACTTGTCCTACAACAAACTAAGGGGAAGGATCCCATTAGGCACTCAACTCCAAAGCTTTGACGCATCCAGCTATGTTGGGAATAGTCTATGCGGTCCTCCACTTACCCCGAACTGCAGCAGAGATGTTGTAACGCCCACAGCTGAGAACAAGAAcagaaatgaagatgatgacaaTGTAATGTCATGGTTTTACTTAGGCATGGGAGTTGGATTTGCTATAGGATTTTGGGGAGTTTGTGGTGGCCTTTTCTTTAATAGAACATGGAGGCACAATTACTTTAGGTTTCTTGACCGCATGAAAGACAGCATCTATGTGAAAACTTCAGAAACTACCTTCAAAATCAGTGAAAGCCTGAAAGGCATCATCTTCTGCAAGGTACAAAATATTATTGCTTAATGCATTATgtcctgttattattttatgtcctTGATTATTATTTGCAATGGTATCCATGTACTAATGGATAGTTTGACATGCGCATACTAGGGATTCAACAACTAGGAGCATTCGCAGTCTTCAAGCAAAGCATCTGAGGTATATAAAAACAGAGGAACTACTTACTAGCAcaagtttttggtttttattttttattttttatttttaatggctAAAACTTACTAGCAGAAGTTATTCATGTAAATGTTTTTTTCTTGCATCTTTTGCAATTAGCCAAACACACATCAAATTATCACCTTTGGCCATTATGGCAATAGAACATTGGGAGTGGAATCCAAGCTTTCCTCCATGCTCACAGTATAGCGGCTGATTGCAGGTTCTGGTCGTATCTATGCTAGTTCCAGAACAATGTTGAAGAGATGCAGAACTTGACTCAAAGTTTATCTTGCTTTTACTTTAAAGGGCAGGCAGATCAAATTCCAAATGCTTGGGAAATGTGGTTCttcatttgaattttgaggggAACTATTTGTGTATTAAAGGCAGTTACTTTCAATTTGAACACAATAATAGTCGAACAAGTATACTTCTTTTGTTTAAACACTGGAGTATAAGCCAGTTAACGTTAAAAGTGTGTTTCTGTGAATGTAAGAGTATCCGGCAGTTTATTCTTTATCTACACCATATTCAGCATTGTTGGTTGTCctgttccttttcttttttcaggaTATATTCATGGACAGGTACGGTCTTGGTTAATGAGAAAGTTCAAAAAGCTCGAGCTTTTACAAtatcaaagctcatttccctgGACTCAACTTGAATCTCATCCAAATCCCTCCTGAATCTGTCTTTGGAGGTTGCATAAACCATCTTACTACTGACTTTAAGTGTATCTGGAGCCCTGTTTTCATAAGACACTACTtgttttcatttcaaatttatcAAAGAAAATACCTCTAAATAAATATAGCTGTAATGCTTTGCTTAGGCATTTGTATTTGCTGTAGGCCTTTGGGGATTTAGTTCTGCCCTACTCTTCAACAGAACATGGAGGCATAATTACTTTCAGCCTCTTGATCAAATGAAAGACACCCTCTATGTGACTTCAAGCCTAAAACTAAGATGGTTTCATGAAAAGTTCGGAACCTACAGTTATAATCAGTGAAAGGCATGTCATTTTATAAAGTATAAATGTATTGCTTAAAACATTATGTCCTATTGTTTTTTTATGAAGATAATCAATCATACAGTATTTGCAATGTCACTGAGTCATGTAGCAGCATTTGCTGTCTTGTGCAAAACATTTTGAGGTACATGAAACAGGGGAACTACTTGTACGAGAAGAATTAGGTAGTAGCAAGCTTTTCATGTAAAAGGTTATCCTTATGCACGTTTAGCCAAACATACATCCAATTCGGATATATTAAGAGTCTGCATAGTGGAAGTTAAAGAGTACACACTTCTATAACCAGAGTCCACCTTTTTCATTTATGCCCATGGCATTATTGATAATCAATGCAGGGTCTGACCATGCCTTTGCAAGTTTGATAAGGTGTCTCTGTAGCCTCTGACTTAATGTTTATCTTCCTTTTACTTGGTTTAAGGTGCAGGTAGATCAAATTCTAGCTATTTGGAAATGTGATAAAAGCAGTTACTTGGACATGAGCAAAATAATTGTTGAACAAATCTTTACTTCTTTTTAGTTTGGAATGAATTATAGGCCAATTAATGTTGAAATTCAGTTCGTGTGAATGTACCAGAAGTAGGCTATATATGCTTGATGTGTTCGTCAAGAAAACAACAGAGTATAAAGTACCTTCTCCAAGTGGTATGCTGCAGAAAAAGTAAAGGGATAATAACAATGCTTATCGTTTCGCCAACAACTAACAAATGTGTATCTTGTTACTTAATAAAAAGTACTAATCCCccaggaaaaaaaatgaaaaaacaactAAAGTGATAATCagacaaaacaatatataatactACATTAAATTACAAGTTTGGTATATAACCAATgcaaataaaagagaaagaaaacgaaaattaaaagacaaaaaagaaaaaaaagaaaatgggctTCTCATCAGAAAATGTAAAACTGTAAAGGAGAAGATCGTGTGTAAATGGAAAGAAATGAGAGAGTTCAAAGAGCTCGAGCTTTTACAATATCAAAGCTCATTTCACTAGGATCCGTGGCTTGCAACTCAACTTGAATCCCATCCAATTCCCTCTTGAATCTGTCTTTGGAGCTTGCATACACCATCTTACTCCTCACTTTTGATGTATCTGGAGACCTGTTTTCATAAAACACCATATTTATTTCCATTTCTAATTTATCAAACAGTATgcttccagaaaaaaaaaaaaaaaaaaaaaaaaaaaaaaaaaaaaaagagctttctTAGTCCTAAAAAAGTCTCATGCATAATTGCTTTGG
Proteins encoded:
- the LOC107414477 gene encoding receptor-like protein EIX1; the encoded protein is MASSVVYFGFYFFLVLCINNSCFCSGSSKSQMSCIESEREALLKFKQDLRDPSSRLGSWADGSDCCKWSGIICDNVTGHVHKLLLRGPSHFDFDGNYDAYERALLGGKVSPSLVELKHLRRLDLSSNDFGATPIPEFFGSLSSLRYLNLSHAQFGGVIPHQLGNLTHLRVLDLHGDWRDETYGRFGEYQLAIYAKNLRWLSHLSSLQFLVMSYVNLSRASDWLEVTNSLPSLTVLHLSSCLLNFNVPLPYHVNFSSLAVLDLSFNYFYGGSRSPSRQGIPEWIPNLRSLASLDLSNAAYGSPIPEGIQNLTSLVHLDLSYNNFNTSSIPSWLYKMSHLNFLNLGYNNLGGTISSHITNLTSISMLDLSNNDLEGKLPTSMGTRLCNLKEIHLSGNKWNQLISQMLDSLSGCVSSNLEVLSILHGQIYGQLTNQIGQFKTLTRLVLSENMISGPIPVSLGNLLSLRYLSLGFNHFNETLPESFGQLAKLECLDIYGNEYMEGVVSEAHFANSTRLRELEAGRTPLTLDVRPSWLPPFQLVSLYMDSWHLGPSFPLWLRSQENLSVLMLSNTSLEDVIPSWFWDSFVFSYLDLSHNQMNGRIKKLSGDSVIDLSHNRFEGPLPSISSNVARLDLSNNMFSGSVSQFLCNRPSEQMNLDTLDLQNNQLSGAISNCW
- the LOC132805094 gene encoding receptor-like protein EIX2; translation: MILKLSDNKFNSTIPSSLGSLVLLQSLHLRNNHLSGELPLSLRNCTELITLDLGGNMLRGRLPAWIGTRLLNLQILSLRWNKFQGRIPEQLCALSALQLLDVAHNNLSGYIPKCVCNFSSMVGGDDYRGFLYTVNGSTSFFKEDALLVMKGQEMEYIENLVYVNSIDLSGNFLSGEIPTEITSLAKLESLNLSNNLLTGEIPHGMGKMGALESVDFSMNKLSGEIPPSMSNLSFLSHLNLSYNKLRGRIPLGTQLQSFDASSYVGNSLCGPPLTPNCSRDVVTPTAENKNRNEDDDNVMSWFYLGMGVGFAIGFWGVCGGLFFNRTWRHNYFRFLDRMKDSIYVKTSETTFKISESLKGIIFCKVQNIIA